The Deltaproteobacteria bacterium genome window below encodes:
- a CDS encoding response regulator, producing the protein MKFEKISALLIESSPLYAAHIKELLSRAENVKFSVHAAGSISAGLRHLSRKKADVILLDLALPGSSGIEALMACIEKAGNTPIVVLTDKMSEKTGMEALKKGAQDYLVKNRLPSALLVRSLRYAIERQRLMAEVERHRAFENRTRAMDGFDRLASSNSTPVTASAFGLASVKENQPSIYKGLVREYSDILDMALEQRAYKVEYDISGKLRSMSERLGFLRAGPKDILDMHREALYEKFKSSNQLKSGTYVEEAQMTVLELMGFMTMYYQNHAFSIQTRG; encoded by the coding sequence ATGAAATTTGAGAAGATCTCGGCATTGCTGATTGAGAGCTCTCCCTTATATGCAGCGCACATCAAGGAACTGCTTTCCAGGGCCGAGAATGTCAAGTTCTCGGTCCACGCGGCGGGCTCGATCTCAGCCGGGCTCAGGCACCTTTCCCGAAAGAAAGCGGATGTGATATTGCTGGATTTGGCGTTGCCTGGCTCTTCAGGCATTGAAGCGCTGATGGCGTGCATCGAAAAAGCAGGCAACACACCGATAGTAGTACTTACCGACAAAATGAGCGAAAAGACCGGGATGGAAGCCCTGAAGAAAGGCGCTCAGGATTACCTCGTGAAAAACCGGCTCCCGAGCGCCCTGCTCGTGAGGTCGCTCCGCTACGCGATAGAAAGGCAGAGGCTCATGGCCGAGGTGGAGCGGCACAGGGCTTTTGAGAACCGCACGAGGGCGATGGACGGGTTCGACCGCCTTGCCTCTTCGAATTCTACGCCGGTAACGGCAAGCGCCTTCGGCCTTGCATCCGTCAAGGAAAATCAACCCTCTATCTACAAGGGGCTGGTAAGGGAATACAGCGACATCCTGGACATGGCCCTTGAGCAGCGCGCATATAAGGTCGAATACGACATCTCCGGAAAGCTCCGCTCCATGTCCGAGAGGCTGGGCTTCCTGAGGGCCGGGCCGAAAGACATTCTTGACATGCACCGCGAAGCCCTGTATGAGAAGTTCAAGTCGTCAAACCAGCTTAAGTCCGGGACTTACGTGGAAGAGGCGCAAATGACTGTCCTGGAACTCATGGGTTTCATGACGATGTATTATCAAAATCACGCTTTTTCAATCCAGACCAGAGGATAG
- the kaiB gene encoding circadian clock protein KaiB, with protein MKIKLKLYITGKTSRSQKAISNLQHICSEELKDNYVLQIIDVLEQPQLAEDEKILATPTLIKELPPPLRRIIGDLSNSEKVLLGLDLQHVK; from the coding sequence ATGAAGATAAAACTCAAGCTCTACATCACAGGGAAGACATCGAGGTCTCAAAAGGCGATATCCAACCTGCAGCATATCTGTTCCGAGGAGCTTAAGGACAATTACGTATTGCAGATAATCGACGTTCTCGAGCAGCCGCAGCTGGCCGAGGACGAGAAGATCCTGGCGACACCCACCCTTATAAAAGAGCTCCCGCCTCCTTTGCGTAGAATTATAGGCGACCTTTCGAATAGCGAAAAAGTGCTGCTAGGCCTGGATCTCCAGCATGTAAAGTAG